In Triticum aestivum cultivar Chinese Spring chromosome 5B, IWGSC CS RefSeq v2.1, whole genome shotgun sequence, the following proteins share a genomic window:
- the LOC123113228 gene encoding protein LOL3 has translation MQSQIVCHRCRRVLAYPSGAPSVCCAMCRAITAVPPPAPAVEMAQLICGGCRTLLMYTRNADTVRCSCCSTVNLVRPVNNIAHVNCGRCRTTLMYPHGAPSVKCAICDYITNITNTGINTMPPAPCPRPTSNESAYNASSASVPTPQPQNVTVVVENPMTVDEKGKLVSNVVVGITPGKN, from the exons ATGCAGAGCCAGATCGTGTGTCACCGTTGCCGGAGGGTGCTGGCCTACCCTTCAGGGGCGCCCAGCGTGTGCTGCGCCATGTGCCGGGCCATCACCGCCGTGCCACCCCCGGCGCCAG CAGTGGAAATGGCTCAGCTTATATGTGGTGGTTGCCGAACTTTGCTGATGTACACCCGTAATGCAGACACCGTGAGATGCTCATGTTGCAGTACTGTCAATCTTGTCAGACCAG TCAATAATATAGCCCACGTGAACTGTGGTCGGTGCCGGACAACTTTGATGTATCCACATGGAGCACCTTCTGTCAAATGTGCCATCTGCGATTATATCACAAATATCACAAATACTGGA ATAAATACCATGCCACCCGCGCCATGTCCAAGGCCTACATCAAATGAATCTGCATATAATGCCTCATCAGCTTCTGTT CCCACACCTCAACCCCAGAATGTAACCGTCGTTGTTGAGAACCCTATGACAGTTGACGAAAAGGGTAAACTG GTCAGCAACGTCGTAGTTGGAATTACACCTGGGAAAAATTGA